The following proteins are encoded in a genomic region of Triticum dicoccoides isolate Atlit2015 ecotype Zavitan chromosome 1B, WEW_v2.0, whole genome shotgun sequence:
- the LOC119311654 gene encoding cytochrome c oxidase assembly protein COX19-like gives MSAGGAFGGNRGARPVPPEKGVFPLDHLHECDLEKKDYLACLKSTGAQSEKCRMFSKKYLECRMERNLMAKQDMSELGFSNSDVVVTPSEKNNKLESPTSDSREKK, from the exons ATGAGTGCAG GTGGCGCGTTTGGCGGAAACAGGGGGGCGAGGCCTGTACCTCCTGAAAAAGGTGTGTTCCCCCTCGATCACTTGCATGAGTGCGACCTG GAGAAGAAGGACTATCTTGCCTGCCTGAAGTCTACAGGAGCTCAGTCTGAAAAATGTCGGATGTTCTCGAAGAAATACTTGGAGTGTAGGATGGAGAG GAACCTGATGGCAAAGCAAGATATGTCGGAGCTTGGGTTCAGTAACTCAGACGTTGTGGTTACACCTTCTGAGAAGAACAACAAACTGGAGAGTCCAACGAGTGATTCAAGAGAGAAGAAATAA